GGCCCAGGTCATCGGGCTCGGCACGGACTTCACCGCCTGCACGGTGCTGCCGGTGCTGGACGACGGCACGCCGCTGTGCGAGCTGCCCCAGTACGCCGACCGCCCGCACGCCTACGTCAAGCTCTGGCGGCACCACGCGGCCCAGCCGCACGCCGACCGCATCAACGAGCTCGCGCACGCTCGGAGCGAGTCCTGGATCACCCGCTACGGCGGCCTGATCTCCAGCGAGTGGGAGTTCGCCAAGGGCCTCCAGCTGCTCGAGGAGGACGACGAGGTCTACCACCGCATGGACCACTGGGTGGAGGCCGCGGACTGGATCATCTGGCAGCTGACCGGCCGCTACGTCCGCAACGCCTGCACCGCCGGGTACAAGGGGATGCGCCAGGACGACCGGTACCCCGACCCAGACTTCCTGGCCGCACTGAACCCCGCCTTCGCCGGCTTCGTCGCGGACAAGCTCGACCACGAGATCGGCCAGCTGGGCAGCGCGGCCGGCACCCTCAGCGCACGCGCGGCCGCCTGGACCGGCCTGCCGGAGGGCGTCGTCGTCGCGGTGGGCAACGTCGACGCGCACGTGACCGCACCGGCGGCGCAGGCCACCAGCCCGGGCCAGATGGTGGCCATCATGGGCACCTCGACCTGTCACGTGATGAGCCACGACGAGCTGGTCGAGGTCCCCGGGATGTGCGGCGTGGTGGACGGCGGCATCGTGTCCGGCCTGTTCGGCTACGAGGCCGGGCAGTCCGGAGTCGGCGACATCTTCGCCTGGTACGTCAAGAACCAGCTGCCCGGCCGCTACGCCGAGGAGGCCGCCGCTGCCGGGGTCTCCGTGCACCAGTACGTGACCGACCTGGCCTACGCCGAGCCCGTCGGCGCGCACGGGCTCGTGGCGCTGGACTGGCACTCGGGAAACCGATCGGTGCTGGTCGACCACGACCTGTCCGGCGTCGTCGTCGGGCAGACGCTGGCGACCCGCCCCGAGCAGGGCTACCGGGCGCTGCTCGAGGCCACCGCGTTCGGCACCAGGGTCATCGTCGAGACGTTCGCCGCGGCCGGCGTCCCGGTCACCGAGTTCATCGTCGCGGGCGGGTTGCTGACGAACCGCCACCTGATGCAGACCTACGCCGACGTCCTCCGGCTCCCGATCTCCACCATCGCCAGCGAGCAGGGCCCGGCGCTGGGCTCGGCGATCCACGCTGCCGTCGCGGCCGGCGCCTACCCCGACGTGCGCGCCGCAGCCGCGGCCATGGGCGCGGTCAACCGGGCGGCGTACGTCCCGAACGAGGCCGACGCGGCGGCGTACGACCGGCTCTACGACGAGTACCGGCAGCTGCACGACTGGTTCGGGCGCAACGGGAACCAGGCGATGAAGCGGCTGCGCGCGC
The window above is part of the Angustibacter luteus genome. Proteins encoded here:
- the araB gene encoding ribulokinase translates to MSDPAVTPAPAPDAGERFTIGVDFGTLSGRAVVVRVSDGAELGSAVHEYPHAVMDAALTAGPSSRTEHPVALPPAWALQVPADYVEVLQHAVPAAVRAAGIDPAQVIGLGTDFTACTVLPVLDDGTPLCELPQYADRPHAYVKLWRHHAAQPHADRINELAHARSESWITRYGGLISSEWEFAKGLQLLEEDDEVYHRMDHWVEAADWIIWQLTGRYVRNACTAGYKGMRQDDRYPDPDFLAALNPAFAGFVADKLDHEIGQLGSAAGTLSARAAAWTGLPEGVVVAVGNVDAHVTAPAAQATSPGQMVAIMGTSTCHVMSHDELVEVPGMCGVVDGGIVSGLFGYEAGQSGVGDIFAWYVKNQLPGRYAEEAAAAGVSVHQYVTDLAYAEPVGAHGLVALDWHSGNRSVLVDHDLSGVVVGQTLATRPEQGYRALLEATAFGTRVIVETFAAAGVPVTEFIVAGGLLTNRHLMQTYADVLRLPISTIASEQGPALGSAIHAAVAAGAYPDVRAAAAAMGAVNRAAYVPNEADAAAYDRLYDEYRQLHDWFGRNGNQAMKRLRALRHDVLGSAP